The Nakaseomyces glabratus chromosome D, complete sequence nucleotide sequence cgtctgactacatcgagtcggactggatctcgttcttcatcaccacgaatgacAAGGGGGACATCATTACTGacagcactctgttcaatgctacgcgtgactacaacttgcctgaagccccacacacttcgttcggccctgcacctccagtggagacgcacacggttgttcttgagaacaacatgacgaactacgaggttgtatcttactggaccaccaccaacgagtttggagggttgatcacgacgagcagcaccagcacgtacagcgctccacctttgacagtgacggccactactgcgtctgactacatcgagtcggactggatctcgttcttcatcaccacgaatgacAAGGGGGACATCATTACTGacagcactctgttcaatgctacgcgtgactacaacttgcctgaagccccacacacttcgttcggccctgcacctccagtggagacgcacacggttgttcttgagaacaacatgacgaactacgaggttgtatcttactggaccaccaccaacgagtttggagggttgatcacgacgagcagcaccagcacgtacagcgctccacctttgacagtgacggccactactgcgtctgactacatcgagtcggactggatctcgttcttcatcaccacgaatgacAAGGGGGACATCATTACTGacagcactctgttcaatgctacgcgtgactacaacttgcctgaagccccacacacttcgttcggccctgcacctccagtggagacgcacacggttgttcttgagaacaacatgacgaactacgaggttgtatcttactggaccaccaccaacgagtttggagggttgatcacgacgagcagcaccagcacgtacagcgctccacctttgacagtgacggccactactgcgtctgactacatcgagtcggactggatctcgttcttcatcaccacgaatgacAAGGGGGACATCATTACTGacagcactctgttcaatgctacgcgtgactacaacttgcctgaagccccacacacttcgttcggccctgcacctccagtggagacgcacacggttgttcttgagaacaacatgacgaactacgaggttgtatcttactggaccaccaccaacgaggttggagggttgatcacgacgagcagcaccagcacgtacagcgctccacctttgacagtgacggccactactgcgtctgactacatcgagtcggactggatctcgttcttcatcaccacgaatgacAAGGGGGACATCATTACTGacagcactctgttcaatgctacaCGTGACTATATAGATGCGCAAGCCCCATTTACGTCATCCTCAAGTTATTTGAAATCCGAAGTTGAAGAGTCAGAttacaccacgacgatcgatAATGGCAAtggtgacttcgagacagaccttgtttcgcacatcacgaccaaggactctgacggcaagcctaccacgatcaccaccaccatcccattgaagccaagtgatgccggcgaggccgactacaccaccaccattacttccgacggtcacaccatcacagaagtagtctcccacatcaccaccactgattcagacggtaacactgttacatacaccaccacgatggcctccttcgatcaggtaggcgacggcgtgtacacgtctgctccaccttactcacagccaccagttgtgacaaccactgtgacggaggacgacggtagtagcaagacagttgtgatctcttactcgccatctgagggcgaggatggggttacccgtacaggtacgaccactatctccaccatcactgctagcggcgaggccgactacacgacgacgatcgacaagggcaacggtgacttcgagacagaccttgtttcgcacatcacgaccaaggactctgacggcaagcctaccacgattATAACAACTGTGACTTTAACAGAAGAACCAGATTACACATCTGTGTTTGTTTCTGATGGTCACACGATCACAGCTGTTGTTTCTCATGTCACAACGACCAATGATATCGGTCAGACTGTCACCACTACAGTGACTGTTATGTCATATGATCAAGTAGGTGAGGGTGTATTCACTTCGGCTCCTGCTTACTCTCAGCCTCCAGTCACTACGACAACTGTGAGTGCAAACACTGCTACAGCCACTGTCGTAATTTCGTATTTCCCATCTATTGGCGACGATGGAGTCACCGGGACAGGAACAACTACCATTTCCACGGTATCTGTCGGAGGTGAAGCCGACTACACTACAACAGTCGACAGGGGCAATGGCAGTACCGAAACTGATGTCATTTCGCATATCACCACTACCGACTCCAATGGTAATCCTACAACAataaccaccacgatcaccaATGCACCTGCACCTTCGAATTCTAAAGCAAATGTGGGGTCTGATTACACCACCACTGTGGTTTCTAACGGTCACACAATAGTTTCTAAAGTGACCCAAACCGTAGGTGGCCAGAGTCATGGAAACACTGTTTCAAGTGCAGCACCAGTCACAACTGTATCCGGTGCTAGTTTTAATGCTCCTGGAACAGCAGGTGTAGGTGGTATTGTCAATTCTCAGAAATCTCAGTCACAATATGTGGCTGGCCAAGGGTCTGGCAACGAAAAACCAACACAAGCTGCTGGCACAGCCGGTGGTAGTGGCTCTGGGTCAGTTCACCAATCGGCAGGCAATATTGTACCATCTGGATCTCCATCTGTTCAGAGTGCAAAGGGTACTGCGTCTCCAGTCAGTGGTATTCATAGTAGCCAAACACCACACTCTGTACCTTCCCAAGCCCAAcaacaaggacaaggacaagcACAAGCACCATCATCACTTCAACAGGCTGCCACGACTGTTCTATTACCATCTGGTTCCTCTGTTAACAACATCGGCAGTGGATTCAACAGCACGCAAACAGCTTCTGTCCTACAGGGTAAGGGTGCTTCGATTAAAGTCACTTCAATTAGTATTTTATTCTCCATTATTACAGTAATAGTTGTCGGTATGATCTAAAGTGTATTTGTTCTGTGAATGCCCAACATGTACAGTAATACAAACGTTCGTCCAGCCATGATTTTTAGATAGGCTGTTActttcaaatatgaatattgataaaatggATTGATTCTAGtccaacaaaacaaaaaaaaactgaaaaaacactaaagtaaaaaaaaactgaagcTCCCcgtttatatttattgttcGTAATTTGGggctattatttttgttccACGTAATGTTTTCTATATCtcatattaataatgtGAGCAGTATTATTCTGAAgagtttttgtatatattattaattattagTTAACAATTTAAGtacttttctcttctaaaAGTTTCATGTTGTTTtatgtatttattattgtattgtgtGCGTCTTCCTGTTGTCGATGTTTCTTATAATATCTTGGCTAACCATGGATTTGAACCTGTGGTCTGAAATTGAACTTCAAATGctgcgaaaaacgcgagatgTGATAATGCACGGTGGTAGTCATCTGATAAGTTAAGTTACCCTGTTCAACAATCTGCTTTAGTTGTTTGACGAAAAATATCGTGACCAATCGAAGTTACCCAGCCACCATCTCCACTACAGTGCATCATACGATGTATGTTCAGATGACCTTTGATATATCGATGAAGGAGTACTGACTTTCTCACTAACATCTAGGGAAGGTTTCACAGGGTTGGCAATTAGGTTGAAGGGAGGTGTTGGAAGAGTTTTGTTAGAGTGCGCACTTCAGCACCCAAACATGAATCTCAAAATTTGTGATCTTCAGTTGTTTAAACATATATGAATGTCGGAATAgaaatagtaaatattagTTACGGTACATGATTTTACCAGTCAAAACTTATTGGTGAGTTTTTACTGATGATATTGCTTTTTATGTGCGTAATAGCTTGTATTGTAAATCCATATTTGGAGCTGTTGCGTAAACTAAACTGaaataatttaaaattttgttatAAATACCTGAAAGAATATAGTGCTGGACATTTCAAGATCACGTTACTTAATTGACGAAATTTACACTTGAACACAGAATCGTACAGCACCTGCTAAAAGATAAACAGAAAGGGTtgtttattcttatttacAAGCAACATTGATCGAGTATGTATCTAATATGTGCCTCATACATGCAGctattcttttatttaccattttctcCTACAAAAAAAGCCCTGTCTGAGATGGTGGAATCACAGTAGCATGTCTCTGTTCTGAAATGCTATTGTTTTGACAGTGGGCCAAGCTCAGTCCTGCAAGTTCAGATATCTaagttgcgaaaaacgcgagacCTTGCGTTCTACGAGACAGTCGACAAAGCAATTTGATTTACCCAGCCTGGCTGAgagttgcgaaaaacgcgagatgTTGTGTTCAACGATGCGTTGTTGAAGTACAAGAATCCACTCTTCCCTAGAACAACAGTTCTTCCTGAAATGTTGCAGTTCATCTGGTTGAATCTGAACTGACCAATATTCATTGATCGGATTGATGGTGGGAGTTAGACATACAGGGTTTCCATTGTGAGATGAATTAAAACTATGTATGTATCAGGATTTTAGTGTACTACTGTAATCTTGTAAGAGTGGAAATCTTTGAAGTACTCAAGACTTCTTATACTGTACTACATCATTGATTGAATACCATGCAGGAGGATGAAATGAACAATCCAGTCTATTTTATGAAGTTTTCTTGATTACCATATATGCCTTGATCACTTGTCACCAGTATTTACTTTATCAACATTTACTTCACAATGATCATGAGATGAAGTTGTTATCATGATGTAGTTATAATGACCTTGTAGGATTCCCAAATGTATTCCTGAAACAATGAGTTCCtccacaacacaacacaacacatATCAATGCAACATCATGTGTGATTTATAAATGCTTATGAATATGGTAATATCTGTGCAGTACTTTTACCAGACTGTTGCGTTTCTGTGAAGAGCATTTTTGTTCGACATAAAAcatctttcaagaacagattttcatttttttaggGTTACATAGGGTATGGTAAAGTTCTTAGGGCTGCATTAGGGTTCGTGTTTCATTCATTTGTCTGGGTAAGTAGGGTTTGCAGTTGTTACAGTTAGGGTTAAATAGGGTTGTGTAGGGttccaataatatatattttggtaatgaGGAGAGGATTTCTGGTAGTAAGTCTAAAATGAGCTATCAGAAACAGGTTAACGTGCACCACAATGAGTCCTGAATATCATGTAGATAGATTAAAAAGTTCACTGTACATATTTCATGCCGTATATCTACATTCATGAAAAGACATTTGTAGAGTATATGATATGtccatatatatctaaGGCTCCACTATAAATGGGATTTAAGATTACTAGTTAATACAAGATCCAAATGACATATGAAAGAGAATAAGAGCtataacaatatcaatCTATACCTTTGAATAGATGATTAAATGTCTTTGTAGACTATCATACACTATAATATACAAGTATACCAATATGATAATGGTAACTGTTTAGTAACCAATATATGACAACGAATAACAAAATGAATGgtatacaatatatatgtcAACTACATGatgaatgataatttacaaCTACCAAATATAATTCAATGAAAGTGTATTGTTTATAGGTTAGTATGTAAATGGTGTCACATATAAAATCTTTGGGATACCTGACATTTGTGTGAAGTAACTGTCATATGATCATTGCCAATTACCaattatttattagaataataaatgaaaaacatataataacaaatatacaTTTATTATGGTTCTAAAGCAACCTAAAATATAGGTAATGGAGTGTAGTGTGGTtggagtgtggtgtgggtggagtgtggtgtgggtggagtgtggtgtgggtggagtgtagcctgggtggagtgtagtctgggtggagtgtagtctgggtggagtgtggtgtgggtggaatgtggtctgggtggagtgtggtctgggtggagtgtggtctgggtggagtgtggtctgggtggagtgtagtctgggtggagtgtggtctgggtggagtgtggtctgggtggagtgtggtctgggtgctgtggggtctgggtgctgtggggtctgggtgctgtgtggtct carries:
- the EPA21 gene encoding EPA21 (CAGL0D06743g~Putative adhesin-like cell wall protein (adhesin cluster I); predicted GPI-anchor); amino-acid sequence: MFSFFLHFLLYFAWVRSSNSDLFHLAKRDITPNIESHPQGCSPVDTSGIKPGLKMDLYRFPITPPGTGCWSWDWLTVTPDFPRSGYWKWPKIAEVDGVVGPLHLDSGHPTCDPLTSVLPHGFNYLQSITTTNFTMVLHGYFVPKQSGKYTFEFKADDALLLNLGAGNAFSCCDYNNSQYNQGEYLAYAIWSKNNQTATLYLEKGIYYPIRVFYHNRCCGAYMDVVYYFNDSPIPNRDFSGLLFSIPDSDSCDANIGFDETCSSINTITTYSTQYITTSPPSGSTPITSTIYYIATPCNNTPEKPRCPTGFYDPFNNVCYIPDYTTTFTSDGHTITEVVSHITTTDSNRKTVTYTTTMMSYAENGPGLYTSFGPAPPVETHTVVLENNMTNYEVVSYWTTTNEVGGLITTSSTSTYSAPPLTVTATTASDYIESDWISFFITTNDKGDIITDSTLFNATRDYNLPEAPHTSFGPAPPVETHTVVLENNMTNYEVVSYWTTTNEFGGLITTSSTSTYSAPPLTVTATTASDYIESDWISFFITTNDKGDIITDSTLFNATRDYNLPEAPHTSFGPAPPVETHTVVLENNMTNYEVVSYWTTTNEFGGLITTSSTSTYSAPPLTVTATTASDYIESDWISFFITTNDKGDIITDSTLFNATRDYNLPEAPHTSFGPAPPVETHTVVLENNMTNYEVVSYWTTTNEFGGLITTSSTSTYSAPPLTVTATTASDYIESDWISFFITTNDKGDIITDSTLFNATRDYNLPEAPHTSFGPAPPVETHTVVLENNMTNYEVVSYWTTTNEVGGLITTSSTSTYSAPPLTVTATTASDYIESDWISFFITTNDKGDIITDSTLFNATRDYIDAQAPFTSSSSYLKSEVEESDYTTTIDNGNGDFETDLVSHITTKDSDGKPTTITTTIPLKPSDAGEADYTTTITSDGHTITEVVSHITTTDSDGNTVTYTTTMASFDQVGDGVYTSAPPYSQPPVVTTTVTEDDGSSKTVVISYSPSEGEDGVTRTGTTTISTITASGEADYTTTIDKGNGDFETDLVSHITTKDSDGKPTTIITTVTLTEEPDYTSVFVSDGHTITAVVSHVTTTNDIGQTVTTTVTVMSYDQVGEGVFTSAPAYSQPPVTTTTVSANTATATVVISYFPSIGDDGVTGTGTTTISTVSVGGEADYTTTVDRGNGSTETDVISHITTTDSNGNPTTITTTITNAPAPSNSKANVGSDYTTTVVSNGHTIVSKVTQTVGGQSHGNTVSSAAPVTTVSGASFNAPGTAGVGGIVNSQKSQSQYVAGQGSGNEKPTQAAGTAGGSGSGSVHQSAGNIVPSGSPSVQSAKGTASPVSGIHSSQTPHSVPSQAQQQGQGQAQAPSSLQQAATTVLLPSGSSVNNIGSGFNSTQTASVLQGKGASIKVTSISILFSIITVIVVGMI